A genomic stretch from Hoplias malabaricus isolate fHopMal1 chromosome 4, fHopMal1.hap1, whole genome shotgun sequence includes:
- the slc15a5 gene encoding solute carrier family 15 member 5, with amino-acid sequence MVSLIVPGLQDGHQLKKLSTACRPSGMVSPFKPRKNRKKLQVIICILFVELFERFTFFGIVCNMILFCTIKLGYHNYQAATVNLCFVGATTLTPVLVGWFAETCLGRTKVLYLCALLHFIGTAMLPVVAFPFEDFYIDTHNTVHHLEPHEQQILFYTGLLAAALGVGGIRAILCPLGAYQIQGYDKHQILSFFNWLYWLVNLNSTVVFLGISYIQQSVGKNLGFLIPFTSVLLALIAIHMARNNLIFRPKKGSSLLITLGVFLNSLKMCCLCHRHLSGDVPSWLDRAKENNGGCYSETNVENVKILVKLFPLFGLQLLYRACITQIPSGYYLQAMHSNLNVNGFLLPIAAMNVISILPLLILAPLLEFLSTCYQSLKKAPPSPANFIIIGHACAALSALAAGIAEIQRKDYPQVEQTLSGTVLQVSSMACFQLTPQYILLGIAEAFVTPACSLISFCLTPNNLRGISLHFLTLFYGGGCFLGALLIQIFYFVSDGKFYPSTLSNGNMERFFFTLAMLMAINTLVFWKLSYRYTDLSVEMWKEVRQSHLAEKLLQYKSCLRFYDTTDYSGTSASLEMIL; translated from the exons ATGGTCTCTCTCATCGTCCCAGGCCTTCAGGATGGCCATCAGCTAAAAAAGCTCTCTACAGCTTGTCGCCCAAGTGGGATGGTCTCCCCATTTAAGCCTcgaaaaaacagaaagaagctGCAGGTGATTATTTGTATTCTTTTTGTGGAGTTATTCGAGAGGTTCACTTTCTTTGGGATTGTTTGCAATATGATCCTGTTTTGCACCATCAAGCTGGGATATCACAATTACCAAGCAGCCACAGTGAACCTATGTTTTGTTGGAGCcactacactcacacctgttctTGTGGGCTGGTTTGCAGAGACATGCCTAGGAAGGACAAAAGTCCTCTATCTTTGTGCTCTACTTCATTTCATTG GTACTGCCATGCTCCCTGTTGTTGCATTCCCCTTTGAGGATTTCTACATCGACACACACAATACAGTCCATCATCTCGAGCCACACGAGCAACAAATTCTCTTCTACACTGGGCTACTGGCAGCCGCACTCGGCGTTGGGGGCATCCGTGCTATCCTCTGTCCATTAGGGGCCTATCAAATTCAGGGTTATGACAAACACCAAATACTGTCCTTTTTCAATTG GCTCTACTGGCTAGTCAATCTGAATTCTACAGTTGTCTTCTTGGGGATCTCTTATATTCAGCAGTCAGTGGGCAAAAACCTGGGCTTCCTCATCCCCTTCACCTCTGTCCTGTTGGCTCTCATTGCCATTCATATGGCCCGCAATAATCTCATTTTCCGCCCAAAGAAAG GAAGTTCATTGCTGATCAcgctgggtgtgttcctgaactCCCTGAAGATGTGCTGCCTATGTCATCGTCATCTGAGTGGTGATGTGCCAAGCTGGCTTGACAGAGCCAAGGAAAACAATGGAGGATGTTACAGTGAGacaaatgtagaaaatgttAAGATACTAGTAAAGCTTTTTCCACTTTTTGGACTGCAGCTGCTCTACCGTGCTTGTATTACCCAG ATTCCTTCAGGATATTATCTCCAGGCCATGCATTCAAACCTGAATGTCAATGGTTTCCTCCTGCCAATAGCAGCTATGAATGTGATCAGTATCCTGCCATTGCTTATTTTAGCACCTCTACTGGAATTTCTCAGCACTTGCTATCAGTCTTTAAAAAAAGCTCCTCCTTCACCAGCCAATTTTATAA TAATTGGACATGCCTGTGCAGCACTCTCTGCACTGGCTGCAGGGATTGCAGAAATCCAGAGGAAAGATTACCCTCAGGTGGAACAAACACTATCAGGAACAGTACTACAGGTGTCCTCCATGGCCTGTTTTCAGCTTACACCTCAGTACATATTGCTTGGCATAGCTGAGGCTTTTGTGACGCCAGCAT gctccctcatCTCTTTCTGCCTGACTCCTAATAACCTCAGAGGCATCTCGCTACACTTCCTCACTCTCTTTTATGGAGGAGGATGCTTTTTGGGTGCTCTTCTGATTCAgatcttttattttgtatctgATG GAAAATTTTATCCAAGTACACTCAGCAACGGTAACATGGAGAGGTTTTTCTTCACCCTGGCAATGCTAATGGCCATAAATACACTGGTGTTTTGGAAATTATCTTACAG ATACACGGATCTGAGTGTTGAAATGTGGAAAGAAGTTAGACAAAGTCACCTGGCTGAAAAGCTCCTACAGTATAAATCCTGTCTCAGGTTCTATGACACCACGGACTACTCTGGAACTTCAGCTTCCTTGGAAATGATTCTGTAA
- the tmem17 gene encoding transmembrane protein 17B has protein sequence MDLPEPIRRRLGDFSRTVFVDPTHSRLSPEDHVKFLNQNREVVSYLPLQMSLFFNLWFFPAWWISEVVMLHLKYPVLPDYYKFILITILILMTLIEAIRLYLGYVGNLQEKVPELAGFWLLSLLLQFPLTLFQLFNEAILIQPLERGIHIILSLFILAEALSGFSALRAMVRHTESHFHLRQFNGLQELGT, from the exons atggatctccctgaacccataaGAAGACGGTTAGGAGATTTCTCACGAACTGTGTTTGTGGATCCGACTCATTCACGACTTTCGCCTGAGGACCATGTCAAGTTTCTTAATCAGA ATAGAGAAGTGGTGTCTTATCTGCCTCTCCAGATGTCCCTCTTCTTTAATCTGTGGTTCTTTCCTGCGTGGTGGATCAGTGAAGTAGTGATGCTACACCTTAAA TACCCTGTTCTCCCCGATTACTACAAATTCATTTTAATCACCATCCTTATTTTAATGACGCTCATCGAGGCTATCAGGCTGTACCTGGGTTATGTAGGGAATCTGCAAGAAAAG GTCCCTGAACTGGCTGGCTTTTGGCTCCTGAGCCTCCTTCTGCAGTTCCCTTTGACTCTCTTCCAGCTTTTCAATGAAGCTATCCTCATTCAGCCTTTGGAAAGAGGAATTCATATAATTCTCTCCTTATTCATTTTGGCAGAg GCTCTCTCTGGTTTTAGTGCCCTTCGAGCAATGGTCAGACACACTGAAAGCCACTTTCACCTTCGCCAGTTTAATGGACTTCAAGAACTCGGAACATGA